GTCGTCGGCGCCGGGATCAGCGGCCTCGGTGCCGCCCGCCACCTCGCGGACAAGGGCCACGACGTGTCGGTGCTCGAAGCGCGCGACCGGATCGGCGGGCGCATCTGGACCAGTCAGCAGTGGTCCGGCACACCGCTCGACCTGGGCGCGTCGTGGATCCACGGCATCGACGGCAACCCGATCACCGATCTGGCGAAGAAGGCCGGCGCCAAGACCGTGGTGACCGACCTTGAGAGCGCCACCGACTATCTCGCGGGCGGCCAGGAGCTCGAGGGCGCCCAGGCTCAAGCGTTCGAGCGTTGGCAGAAGGCCACCGCCAACGCGCTGTCCGCCTTCCAGAAGAAGGACGATGAGGACGCCTCGATCCGCAGCGTCGTCCAGAACGCGGTGGGCTGGTCGAGGCTGTCGGACAGCGACAAGGCCATGGTCTCCTACGCGCTGAACGACTACGAACACGAGTACTCGGGCAGCGTGGACCAGATGTCGGCCCTGTACTTCGACGACGACGCCAAGATCAAGGGCAAGGACGTCCTGTTCCCCGGCGGCTACCAGCAGATCACCGACCACCTGGCCAAGGGCCTGTCCGTGCAGACCGGACAGGTCGTCAAGCGGATCGACTGGACCTCCGCCGGAGTAACGGTCACCACCGACAAGAACGCCTTCCAGGCCGACCACGTCGTGGTCACGCTACCGCTGGGCGTCCTCCAGAGCGGGGCGGTCACCTTCGGCCCCGGCCTGCCCCAAGCCAAGACCACCGCCATCGGCAAGCTCGGCGTCGGCGTCCTCAACAAGTGCTACCTGCGCTTCCCCAAGGTGTTCTGGGCCAACACCGACTGGCTGCAATACGTGCCGAACGTGGACAAGTACGGGCAGTGGGCCCAGTGGGTCAACGTCGCCCGCCCCACCGGCCAACCCGTGCTACTGGGCTTCAACGCCGCCGACTTCGGCCGCACCATCGAGAACTGGAGCGACACCCAGATCGTCGACAGCGCCATGGCCACCCTGAGGACCATCTACGGCAGCAACATCCCTGCCCCGACGGACCACCAGATCACCCGCTGGGCCTCCGACCCGTACGCACACGGCTCGTACTCGTTCACCAAGCTCGGGGCCACGTCCGACATGCGCGACCAGCTCGCGGCCAGCGTGGACGGCCGCGTGCACTTCGCCGGCGAGGCGACCGACCGCAAGGACTACGCCACCGTCCACGGCGCCTACCGCTCCGGCCTCCAAGCGGCAAAGAAGATCACCGGCTGAACCAGCCGACCCCACGACGAAAACCGGATCGCTCCCCTGCCGCGCAGGCGGCGGAGGACACAACCGGAGTTCGTCCACCAAGACCCCCGCCGGGCGACCCCCGCAGCCCGCGGGACGGCAGCCCCCGTCGGTGCTTGCCCCCGAACGCACCGGCGGGGGCGTGCATGCGCCTTCACCTCGCAGCCCGAGCGCGCACACGTGACCAGCCGCGACGCCACCCGGGCCGGACGCACGACCGGTCACACAGGTCCGACGCCGACAGCTATCGCCGCCGGATATGATCCGCTGCGATTTCCGGACGCCGGCATACACCCGGGGCGCCACTGCCGCCGCACCCGTTCCACCGCGCCGCCCCGTACCACCCGCACAACCCCGCTGGGAGCCAGCATGACCGCACAGCCCTTCGACGCCCCAGCGCCCGCCACCTTCGCACCTCTCAGTTCGGACGACCCCCGCGAGATCGGCGGCTACCGCCTCCGCGCCCGGCTCGGCGCCGGCGGCATGGGCCGCGTCTACCTCGCCCACACCCCCGCCGGCCGCCCCGTCGCACTCAAGGTCGTGAGACCCGAACTCGCCGAGGACCCCGACTTCCGGTACCGCTTCATCCAGGAGGTCGCCAGCGCCCGGCGCATCCACGGCCTCTACACCGCCCAGGTCGTCGACGCCGGCACCGACGCCGCCACCCCCTGGCTCGCCACCGCCTTCGTACCCGGCCCCTCCCTCCACCAGGTCGTCCACCGTCACGGTCCGCTCCCGGAGCGGACCGTCCTGCTGCTTCTCGCCGGCATCGCCGAGGCCCTCCAGGCGATCCACACCGCGGGCGTCGTCCACCGCGACCTCAAGCCCGCCAACGTCCTCATCGCCCCCGACGGCCCGCGCGTCATCGACTTCGGCATCGCCCGCGCCGCCGACGCCAGCCCGCTCACCGGCACCGGCCTGCGCATCGGCTCACCGGGCTTCATGGCACCCGAACAGGCCCTCGGACTGCCCGTCACCTCGGCCACCGACGTCTTCGCCCTCGGTGCTCTGATCGCCTACACAGGATCCGGCACGACCCCCTTCGGCAGCGGGCCCGAGCCCGTCCCGCTCTACCGGGTCGTGCACGAGGAGCCCGACCTCTCCCGCCTTCCGTACGGACTGCACGACCTGGTCCGATACTGCCTCGCCAAGAACCCCGAGGACCGCCCGGACACCGCCTGGCTCATCGAGGCCGCCCGCCACCATCCCACCACCGGCGGCGACCTCCACTTCTCCGACGGCTGGCTGCCCCAACAGGTCGGCGGCGAACTCCACCACCACACCGACCTGCCGACCACCCCCGTCCCGCCCAACACGGTCCTCGACCCGGACCGGGCCACAGCCGACGCCCCCACCGCGCACGTCCTCCCCGCCCCGGCCCCCACCCGTCTGGGAACAGTCCCCGCCGCAGGACGCAGAACCGCGCGTACTCCACACCGAGGCGCCCGCACCGCGCTCCTGACCGCCGCAGCCCTCATCGCCGGTGCCGCGGCCGCCTTCCTCGTACTCGACAACTCCGACTACCTCGACGACTCCGGCGACCAGACGGCCGCCATCACCGACACCAGCGCCCCGTCCGCCACCACCCCGTCCTCCCACTCCACGCAGGCCCCGGTCGCCGGCTACACCGCCGCCTACACGGACCGCGAACTCACCTCCCCCGACTCCGACTACGAGTTCGACCTCAGAGCCGGAAAGGTCACCCAGGACACCACCGCCTGGTACTTGGGCCGCGAGGCCGGCGCCTTCTACGTCCCCGAGGACAGTGACGCCTACATCCCACCGGCCGGTCCCCTCGCCCTCCCCGACTGCCTCAAGGGCATCGACACCCAGCCCACCACCACCCTGCCTTTCACCACCCTGCGCGCCGACCGCAGCTTCTGCGTCCGAGCGCACGGCGGTGAGGACATCGCCATCATCCGCACGCTCACGGCTGCTTCCAACGATGGCCCGGTCAAAGTCGCCATCACCTACTACCACCGCTCGGCCTGATCGAGCCCACCGCGCGCGGCAACCGACCCGACGGCAGACTGCCCCTCATAAGGCAGCTGTGCCGGCGAGTTCGTGCTGCAACCACCACCGGAATCCCGGCACCCATCGGCTTTGGCAGATGATCACACCAAACGCGGGACGAGAGCGGTGATGATGTCGGCGAAGCGGTCCTGGGTGTCGGGGGCGTGGACGAGGCTGCTCAGGTGCAGGCCGGCCGCGTCCGCGGCGACGTCGCCGAGGTCGGGTACGTCGACCACAGCCGACCGGCGAACCGCGCGGGGCGCAGCTCTGGGCCGGTGAGGAATGGGCGACGTGCGTCAGGACGCCGAACCGGTACGCATCCGCAAGGCGAACTCCTCGCCCTCCGCTGGGAAGACCTACGGATGGTCAGCGCCGTACCGGCGGTGCCCATCAGGCCGGGCCCGCCGCCCGGCGGCGGGGTGTACACGCAGGGTTCCCCGTCGATCACGACCCCGGTCGGCAGCTTGGCGAGCGCCGGCAGCACGCCGGGTACCGGCCGTTGAGCACGGTACCGCGCCGGGAGACGACCAACGGCCCGTCCGCCTGCACGAAGCAAACCACCCGATACCCGCCCCCTTGACCGGGTCAGCGGCGCCCGGGCCCACGACTGGGGCTGCCCCGGCTTGCACGTCCCGCTGCTCGAAGGCGGCAGCGAACCGGTCCCGTCGGAGGGCTATCGCGAGTAGCCGTCCGGTCGCCGGTCCGGATCCGCGCGGACGCCTCCACCCGACCCGCCGGGGCGATGGCGCCGCGACGGAGGGCGCCCTTCGCCAAGGCGGTGATGGACCGGCAGCCGCACTTGCGCGCCGTCCACCGCGCTGACCTGCCCGCGCTCATCCGGCAGCCACAGCTCCGCGGTGCGGCCGCGACCGACGCGCCCCGACCGGTCGAGAAGGCAGAAACCTGGCCCGGAACGGGGCCCGCAGGTCCGAGCGTAAAGATCACACTGACCGGCCGCCAGAACCTGGCTGGTGTACTCCTTCGATCAAGTGCTCTACATGGCAATCCCTGGACGAGAACTACTCCTCTCGCGATCGCCCAACTTCGATACGCCGATTTGAAGGGGGAAGGCGGCTTCCCCAGCGACCGTGCAGCGCGAAGCTGCCAGGCGGCGCGGCCCCCACTCAAGCGGAGAGGTCGGGCTGACCAGGTACGGCGACAAGGGTGGCGACAAGGCGGCGGATCAGCTGGGGGTTGTCGTCCGACGCGGCGCTGCCGTGCATACGCAGGTGGTGGACCGTTCCTGCGAGGGCGAGCGCGAGCATCGCGCAGTCGGCGTGCGCGGGGACCCGTCCGAGTCGCTGTTCGGCCTCCAGGTAGCGGGCGAGCGCGTTCTCGACCGCGCCCGGGCCGGGGGCGCCGGTGTCCCAGGCTTGCCGCACTCGCTGGACGACCCCGTGTCGGGACATTGCCGCCGCCGTGATGGCCGGTCCGTTCGCGCCGAGCATCGCGAGCGCGGCCCGCGTCAGGTTGTCCTGCACGTCACCGTGTCCGGCTTGCTCGGGCAGCGGGCGGATCTCGGCGGCGATCCGCCCGAAGCGGTCCAGGACGAGCTGGGCGACGAAGTCGTCCAGGTCGGCGAAGTGGTTGTACAGCAGGCCCTTGGCGCAGTCCGCCTCCTCGGTGACGGCGCGGTTGGTCAGTCCGGCCGTGCCTTCCCGGGCGAGGACGCGTTCGGCTGCTGCGAAGAGCCGTTCCCGTACGTCGGGGATCGCTACGCCGCGTGGTGACATCAGGTTCTCCGGTCAGGGCTTGCATGGATGGGCATGCGCCCATACCTTCGTATGGGCAGATGCCCATACTAGTCGTCCGACAGGAGCGATGCCATGCGACAGATCGTCAACTCCCAGCAGTTCGAGGCCTGGAACGGTGAAGAGGGCCAGCACTGGAGCACCCGCTACGACCGCTGGAACGCGGTCAACGAAGGGTTCAACCCGCTGCTGCTCGAGGCGGCCGCGATCGGCCCCGGAGAGCGGGTCCTCGACGTGGGCTGCGGCGCCGGCCAGACCACCCGGCTCGCCGCCGGGGCCGCCGCCAAGGGCTCGGTCCTGGGCCTCGACCTCTCCGCCCCGATGCTCGCCCGGGCCCGCGCCCTGGCCGCCGAGGAAGGCCTGGAGCGGATCGCCTTCGAGCAGGGCGACGCCCAGGTCCACCCGTTGCCGACCGCCGGGTTCGACGTGGCGATCAGTCGCTTCGGGATCATGTTCTTCGAGGACCCGGTCGCCGCGTTCGGCAACATCGGCCGGGCCCTCCGCCCCGGCGGCCGGATCGCCTTCGTCTGCATGTCCGACCCGGCCCGCACCGAGTGGGTGCAGGTGTTCGACGCGGTGCGCGCCGTCCTGCCGCTGCCGCCGCAGGACGGCGGCGGACCCTCCGGACCCGGGATGTTCTCGCTCGCCGACCCTGCGGTGATCCACCGGGTTCTCGGCGCGGCCGCCTTCACCGACGTCCGCACCGAACCCGTCGAGGCCCCCGGACGATTCGGCCGGGACGCCTGGGACGCCGCCGACCACGTGCTGGGATCCGGACCCGTCCGGCACCTGGCGAGCCTCCTCGACCCCGCCGGCACCGACGGCCGGACCGGCGCCGACCGGGTGCGGGCCGCACTGGCCACCGCCCTGGCCGCGTACGAGCGGCCGACCGGCGTTCACCTTCGCACCGCCGCCTGGCTGGTCACCGCCACCCGCCCATGAGCCCACACGCACCGGGACAGCGGGCGTACGCAGAGGGTGAGGGTGCCGCTGGGCGGCACCCACACCCTCTGCTCAGCCGACCTTGAGGGTGAGGGCGGCGGTGTGGAGCTGGCCGGCGGTCTGGAACTGCAGGAACAGGCGCCAGTTGCCGGCCCGGGGGAACTCGGCGTGGAAGGCCAGGTCGGGGCCGCCCTGCCCGCCGTTCTTGGCCTCCGTCTCGGGGTGGAGGTGGGCGAAGGCCATGTCGCCCTCGTGGAAGGCGGTGAGGTGGGCGTAGGTGTCGAGGTAGGGCTGGAGGTCGGTGACCGGCTTGCCGTCCTTGGTGATGGTGACCGTCACGGGGTGGGCCATGTTGGGCATGGGGGTGCCGTGGAGGGTGACGGTGTAGCCGTCGACCTGGGCGGTGGTCGAGGCCGGCGGCAGCGGCGCCGGGTCCGCCTTGCCGTCGACGTTCACGGTGCGGGAGAGGATCAGCGCGGTGCCCTTGCCGTCACCGCTGTTCGGGGTGAACGAGGCGTAGGTGCGCCACGCTCCCGGGGTGAGGGCCGCGAGCTGGGCGGTCCAGGTGCCGTCCGCGGCCATGGTGGGGTGCAGGTGCTGAAAGCCGGTGAGATCGGCGCGGATGGCGTAGAAGTGCATCTGCTTGGTCTGCTCGACGGCGAAGTCGGTGACCGGCTTGCCGTCGGGTCCGGTGATGGTGAAGCGGTAGTCGCTCGGCTGCCCGGCGGGCAGGGCGGCAGCGGTCGTGGTGAGGCGGTAGCCGGCTCGGTTGTCGGCCGGTGCGCCGGAGCCTTCGGCACCGGGAGTGCCGTGGTCCATACCGGGCATCGCGTGGCCGTCGGTGGCGGAGGGGCTCGCCGCGGCGGCGTTGCCGTGGTGCATGCCGGTCATGTCGTGGTCCATCCCGGACGAGCCGCAGGCGGCCAGGACGGTGGTGAGAAGCGCGGCGCCGGCCAGGGCGAGGACGCGGCGGGGCAGACGGGACGTGCGCATCAGAAATCCTTCGGAAAGGGGCGCGCCGAGGGCGCGGCCGTGAACGGGGCTCGGCGGTCGACTCCGCGCGCGCGGGATCGACCGGGCCCGGTCACGTCCGCGAGACGCAGACCTGGAGAAGGAGGGATCGGCCCCCGTGTGGTGGGCCGCGTCGGCGCAGTCCGGCGACTCCCGGCACGCGGCCGAGCGCGCCCGCGCCGGCAAGCAGAGCCAGGGCGAGGACGGCCAGGAGCGAGGGCGCGGCCAGGGTGACGCGGCCGTGGGCGGGTGTGGAGAGGCAGGCCGTGCTGCTGTGCGCCGCCGTCGTGGCCGGGACTGCGCTCGGCCCGCGGTCGGCGGCGTGGCTGGCACCGGCGATGTGCGCCTCGTGCGGGGAGGCCACGCCGGGGGCGGCGACGGCCTGGGTCATGTCGTCGTGGCAGCCGCCGGCCGAGACGGGCGCGCCGTGCATGAGGAACAGGCCGAGCAGCAGGGTGCACACCGCGAGGAGCCTGGCCGTGGCCGGGCGCGTGGTGGTGTGCATCGGTTCCTCTCGGTTCCTGTCCTGTCCGCGGCAGGCGCGGAAGTCGCCGTTCGAACAATACCCCTCCCCCGTACCGCCGCGGACCCCCGATACTC
The window above is part of the Kitasatospora sp. HUAS MG31 genome. Proteins encoded here:
- a CDS encoding flavin monoamine oxidase family protein, with translation MTMHRRRFLQSVGLGLPSLALLASLSACDDSADGEENGTPGRSGRQKVIVVGAGISGLGAARHLADKGHDVSVLEARDRIGGRIWTSQQWSGTPLDLGASWIHGIDGNPITDLAKKAGAKTVVTDLESATDYLAGGQELEGAQAQAFERWQKATANALSAFQKKDDEDASIRSVVQNAVGWSRLSDSDKAMVSYALNDYEHEYSGSVDQMSALYFDDDAKIKGKDVLFPGGYQQITDHLAKGLSVQTGQVVKRIDWTSAGVTVTTDKNAFQADHVVVTLPLGVLQSGAVTFGPGLPQAKTTAIGKLGVGVLNKCYLRFPKVFWANTDWLQYVPNVDKYGQWAQWVNVARPTGQPVLLGFNAADFGRTIENWSDTQIVDSAMATLRTIYGSNIPAPTDHQITRWASDPYAHGSYSFTKLGATSDMRDQLAASVDGRVHFAGEATDRKDYATVHGAYRSGLQAAKKITG
- a CDS encoding serine/threonine-protein kinase, with protein sequence MTAQPFDAPAPATFAPLSSDDPREIGGYRLRARLGAGGMGRVYLAHTPAGRPVALKVVRPELAEDPDFRYRFIQEVASARRIHGLYTAQVVDAGTDAATPWLATAFVPGPSLHQVVHRHGPLPERTVLLLLAGIAEALQAIHTAGVVHRDLKPANVLIAPDGPRVIDFGIARAADASPLTGTGLRIGSPGFMAPEQALGLPVTSATDVFALGALIAYTGSGTTPFGSGPEPVPLYRVVHEEPDLSRLPYGLHDLVRYCLAKNPEDRPDTAWLIEAARHHPTTGGDLHFSDGWLPQQVGGELHHHTDLPTTPVPPNTVLDPDRATADAPTAHVLPAPAPTRLGTVPAAGRRTARTPHRGARTALLTAAALIAGAAAAFLVLDNSDYLDDSGDQTAAITDTSAPSATTPSSHSTQAPVAGYTAAYTDRELTSPDSDYEFDLRAGKVTQDTTAWYLGREAGAFYVPEDSDAYIPPAGPLALPDCLKGIDTQPTTTLPFTTLRADRSFCVRAHGGEDIAIIRTLTAASNDGPVKVAITYYHRSA
- a CDS encoding TetR/AcrR family transcriptional regulator is translated as MSPRGVAIPDVRERLFAAAERVLAREGTAGLTNRAVTEEADCAKGLLYNHFADLDDFVAQLVLDRFGRIAAEIRPLPEQAGHGDVQDNLTRAALAMLGANGPAITAAAMSRHGVVQRVRQAWDTGAPGPGAVENALARYLEAEQRLGRVPAHADCAMLALALAGTVHHLRMHGSAASDDNPQLIRRLVATLVAVPGQPDLSA
- a CDS encoding methyltransferase domain-containing protein — its product is MRQIVNSQQFEAWNGEEGQHWSTRYDRWNAVNEGFNPLLLEAAAIGPGERVLDVGCGAGQTTRLAAGAAAKGSVLGLDLSAPMLARARALAAEEGLERIAFEQGDAQVHPLPTAGFDVAISRFGIMFFEDPVAAFGNIGRALRPGGRIAFVCMSDPARTEWVQVFDAVRAVLPLPPQDGGGPSGPGMFSLADPAVIHRVLGAAAFTDVRTEPVEAPGRFGRDAWDAADHVLGSGPVRHLASLLDPAGTDGRTGADRVRAALATALAAYERPTGVHLRTAAWLVTATRP